A single Capsicum annuum cultivar UCD-10X-F1 unplaced genomic scaffold, UCD10Xv1.1 ctg76253, whole genome shotgun sequence DNA region contains:
- the LOC124894625 gene encoding phospholipase A-2-activating protein-like: MAMEIDSAEYQLRCQLTGHEDDVRGICVCDNAGFATSSRDRTIRFWSSDESNKRSYTTSKILLGHTSFVGPLSWVAPSEELPEGGLVSGGMDTLILVWNLATGEKIQTLKGHKLQVTGIALDGSDVVSTSIDWYVTFLTFY; encoded by the exons ATGGCAATGGAAATCGATTCTGCGGAGTATCAGTTAAGGTGTCAACTCACTGGTCATGAAGACGAT GTTCGGGGGATATGCGTATGTGACAATGCTGGTTTTGCAACATCATCTAGAGACAGAACTATTAGGTTTTGGTCATCGGATGAATCTAACAAACGTAGTTATACTACTTCAAAGATACTGCTAGGGCATACGAGTTTTGTTGGTCCATTGTCTTGGGTTGCTCCAAGTGAGGAGTTACCTGAGGGTGGACTTGTATCTGGTGGAATGGACACTCTTATCTTGGTGTGGAATTTGGCTACTGGAGAGAAAATTCAGACACTTAAGGGTCATAAGTTGCAAGTTACGGGCATTGCTTTGGATGGCTCAGACGTTGTATCAACATCTATTGATTGGTATGTGACATTTCTTACTTTTTACTGA